In Ignisphaera sp., one DNA window encodes the following:
- the purE gene encoding 5-(carboxyamino)imidazole ribonucleotide mutase, with protein sequence MPKVAVIMGSKSDWEYMKEAVELLKQFDIEVVIKVLSAHRTPEATFDFAKNAAENGVEVIIAGAGGAAHLPGVVAALTHLPVIGVPIPSKHLNGLDSLLSIVQMPPGVPVATVGIGGAKNAALLALRVLSLKYPEIVAKLKRYVEDMKKEVLSIKLE encoded by the coding sequence ATGCCTAAGGTAGCTGTTATCATGGGTAGTAAGAGTGATTGGGAGTATATGAAGGAAGCTGTAGAGCTACTTAAACAGTTCGATATAGAGGTTGTGATAAAGGTTCTTTCAGCACATAGAACACCTGAAGCTACATTTGATTTTGCTAAAAATGCTGCTGAAAATGGTGTAGAGGTTATAATCGCTGGTGCAGGTGGAGCAGCTCATTTGCCTGGAGTGGTTGCAGCTTTAACGCATCTACCTGTGATAGGAGTACCTATACCTTCAAAACATCTAAATGGATTAGATTCACTCTTATCTATTGTTCAAATGCCTCCTGGTGTACCAGTAGCAACAGTTGGTATAGGTGGTGCGAAGAATGCAGCACTTCTTGCTCTACGTGTACTTAGTCTAAAGTATCCCGAGATTGTAGCGAAACTTAAAAGATATGTAGAAGATATGAAGAAGGAGGTTCTGTCTATAAAGCTTGAATAG
- a CDS encoding DapH/DapD/GlmU-related protein, whose amino-acid sequence MYHIRTPQVIVISIRFIGKNTSVGNGTVLGNNVKIYGSTRIGSNGFIDNNVVIGYITQDKLLKIIRSGYAGLLDEIIDDISSGASIGNNVIIRSGTTIYEDTSIEDDVIFGHNVLIRERTVIRSRCKIGTGTVIDGNVDVGMNTIIQTYVYIPPKVRIGSNVFIAPRVVFTNDRYPPSRRIIETIIEDGVVIGANTIVTPGIVIGKEAVIAAGSVVTKSVEPYTVVAGIPAKPIMSRDEYEEKKKKYELNHIFPYR is encoded by the coding sequence GTGTATCACATCAGAACTCCACAGGTGATAGTTATTAGCATAAGGTTTATAGGTAAAAATACCTCGGTGGGAAACGGGACTGTTCTGGGGAATAACGTGAAGATCTATGGTTCTACACGTATAGGCTCTAATGGGTTTATCGACAACAACGTAGTTATAGGCTACATAACTCAAGATAAACTGCTTAAGATCATTAGAAGCGGTTATGCAGGTTTACTTGACGAAATCATTGACGATATAAGTAGCGGAGCAAGCATAGGTAATAACGTTATTATTCGTAGTGGTACAACAATATACGAGGATACATCTATAGAGGACGACGTTATATTTGGACACAATGTACTTATTAGAGAAAGAACTGTAATCAGATCTAGATGCAAGATAGGTACAGGCACAGTCATCGATGGCAATGTTGATGTAGGAATGAACACCATTATACAGACTTACGTATATATACCGCCTAAGGTTAGGATAGGATCCAACGTATTTATAGCACCAAGGGTTGTTTTTACAAATGATAGATATCCACCGAGTAGAAGGATTATAGAAACCATAATAGAGGACGGAGTAGTTATAGGTGCAAACACTATAGTAACCCCTGGAATAGTGATCGGTAAAGAAGCTGTCATAGCTGCTGGATCTGTTGTCACAAAAAGTGTAGAACCGTACACCGTTGTGGCGGGTATTCCTGCCAAACCTATTATGAGTAGAGATGAATATGAAGAGAAAAAGAAAAAATATGAATTGAACCATATTTTTCCATACCGCTAA
- a CDS encoding DUF2139 domain-containing protein has translation MSKILNNLGGVFPPRYGPEWGSGGIFGLKYYKETLYFTLAFEAEAHFINDNEKVYRYELVGPGPRSGGDTYNAVDVVDEYIYFGGWVHAPAVYVGRKNGMGSYISFKNKCSHIHSYDVYNARVELLWKECLNHETDWVGEVSEIVYDPAGDRLLLARGDGMVNLGVYQIDRKGGNYRKLSSVAAQKGSYFYDHICFDMFKDWIDGVIGIQCVDLVEDKVRYLELKDIAKMSIDGGEVSWRLPGSATSAYGRFFLFIRGGLLVGNPVDESIEPIVFYRLFDFGLSGYTPRRSMAKPFAGGILVGFNSYSEATIKSTNEYERILSKATNTIVAPSVLLFIAPPIAKIVGIFGARITGFESVEDKLIVAYDTMANTFRYDALPIDAGFRGFTILDQDIVNRNPPLKFVIRGFQVENRTFGGIPTAGYREPSIEILSNKDNKIYIYEYDLSLPPTSIVQDVYTLSKGKNVLDLKSYRNSILSFKLEKEDREALIKINLM, from the coding sequence ATGTCCAAAATCCTTAATAACTTAGGTGGGGTGTTTCCTCCAAGATATGGCCCTGAATGGGGTAGTGGAGGTATATTTGGGCTCAAGTACTATAAGGAAACACTATACTTTACATTAGCTTTTGAAGCTGAAGCACACTTCATTAATGACAATGAAAAGGTCTATAGATATGAGCTTGTAGGTCCAGGGCCTAGATCTGGAGGAGATACATATAATGCTGTTGATGTTGTTGATGAATACATATATTTTGGTGGATGGGTTCATGCACCAGCTGTCTATGTAGGTAGAAAGAATGGTATGGGCTCCTATATATCGTTTAAGAACAAGTGTAGTCATATACACTCATATGATGTATATAACGCTAGAGTTGAACTTCTATGGAAAGAATGTTTAAATCATGAAACAGATTGGGTTGGTGAAGTAAGTGAAATAGTGTATGATCCAGCGGGAGATAGACTTCTGCTTGCTAGAGGAGATGGTATGGTTAATCTAGGTGTATATCAGATTGATAGAAAAGGAGGAAACTATAGGAAGCTATCTAGTGTAGCTGCACAAAAAGGTTCGTACTTCTATGACCATATATGTTTCGATATGTTTAAGGACTGGATTGATGGTGTTATAGGGATACAGTGTGTGGATCTAGTTGAGGATAAGGTTAGGTATCTAGAGCTAAAAGATATAGCCAAGATGAGTATAGATGGTGGTGAAGTTTCGTGGAGATTACCAGGTTCAGCTACATCGGCTTATGGAAGATTCTTTCTATTCATTCGTGGAGGATTATTGGTTGGAAATCCTGTAGATGAATCTATTGAGCCTATAGTGTTCTATAGACTTTTTGATTTTGGATTGTCTGGATATACCCCTAGAAGGTCTATGGCTAAGCCATTTGCTGGAGGAATACTTGTTGGATTCAATAGCTATTCAGAAGCAACTATAAAGTCTACCAACGAGTATGAAAGAATTCTTTCAAAAGCTACAAATACTATAGTAGCACCTTCTGTTCTGCTATTTATTGCACCACCGATAGCCAAGATAGTTGGTATCTTTGGTGCTAGAATAACGGGTTTCGAATCCGTGGAAGACAAGCTCATTGTAGCTTATGATACTATGGCGAATACGTTTAGATACGATGCTCTACCAATAGATGCTGGATTCAGAGGGTTCACAATTCTAGACCAAGATATAGTCAATAGAAATCCTCCACTAAAATTTGTGATCAGAGGATTCCAAGTAGAGAACAGAACCTTTGGAGGAATACCTACAGCAGGTTATCGAGAACCTTCTATAGAGATATTGAGTAATAAGGATAACAAGATCTATATATATGAGTATGATTTATCTCTACCACCGACTAGCATAGTACAAGATGTATATACATTATCAAAAGGCAAAAATGTTCTAGATTTAAAGAGCTATAGAAACTCAATATTGTCGTTCAAACTAGAGAAAGAAGATAGAGAAGCATTGATCAAGATAAATCTCATGTAG
- a CDS encoding endoglucanase gives MKQLLAPLIVIVIIVIGFIGGYLYYSNAAKPSTATITKTVTITNIVTHHHTVTQHTHQSIMTVTETIETTKLFTFYTTYTETLTKTLVDTLIKFTTITASPEIKLSYPLRSSTELDVNGDNTVDAFVEINPWNMKSYKGTQQILIDLIRRIIKAEFNLTDIQPVEWVNGYPEVYIGRKPWGRRYANGFGVKFPMKISEMTPFVISFHICIEDIEPSMNFNIAADAWLVRPSVANNPGTSPGNGDVEIMVWIYRQNLNPAGRKVGEEIVPIVVNGSRVDIIFEVWREDSVSWGGWQYIAFVPKEINIKCGHVAYDPTVFVNITTRYSTFNISSHYLLGWEIGTEWGTRSSNGIARFVWILRDFTVLPSVTI, from the coding sequence ATGAAACAATTACTCGCACCATTAATTGTCATAGTAATAATTGTTATAGGTTTTATTGGAGGATATCTCTACTATTCAAATGCGGCCAAACCATCAACAGCTACGATAACAAAAACAGTTACGATAACAAATATTGTTACACACCATCACACAGTAACACAACACACACATCAATCAATAATGACTGTAACAGAAACAATAGAGACCACAAAGCTATTTACTTTTTATACCACGTATACGGAAACATTAACTAAGACCTTGGTGGATACCTTGATTAAGTTCACAACTATAACAGCGTCTCCCGAAATCAAACTTTCGTATCCGTTGAGATCTTCAACCGAACTAGATGTTAATGGTGATAATACTGTAGATGCTTTTGTTGAAATTAATCCGTGGAATATGAAGAGCTACAAAGGGACACAACAAATACTAATAGACCTTATTAGACGCATTATTAAAGCTGAATTTAATTTGACAGATATACAGCCAGTAGAATGGGTAAATGGTTATCCTGAAGTATATATAGGTAGAAAACCTTGGGGAAGACGATACGCTAATGGTTTTGGAGTCAAGTTTCCAATGAAGATTAGTGAGATGACTCCTTTCGTTATATCCTTCCACATATGTATAGAAGATATAGAGCCTTCAATGAACTTCAATATAGCTGCAGATGCATGGTTAGTTCGACCTAGTGTAGCAAATAATCCTGGTACATCACCTGGAAATGGTGATGTAGAGATAATGGTTTGGATCTATAGACAGAATCTTAATCCAGCAGGAAGAAAAGTTGGTGAAGAAATTGTGCCTATAGTTGTTAACGGCTCAAGAGTTGACATAATCTTTGAGGTATGGAGAGAAGATAGTGTTTCTTGGGGTGGTTGGCAATACATAGCATTTGTACCTAAGGAAATAAACATCAAGTGTGGTCATGTTGCTTACGATCCAACAGTCTTCGTTAATATCACAACTAGGTATTCAACGTTCAACATATCTAGTCACTATCTATTAGGTTGGGAGATAGGAACTGAATGGGGTACCAGATCATCTAACGGTATTGCAAGATTTGTGTGGATACTAAGAGATTTTACTGTTTTGCCTAGTGTAACAATATAA
- the ppdK gene encoding pyruvate, phosphate dikinase, whose product MGNPVKKYVYQFEEGDPENKRLFGGKGASLIRMVKVGLPVPPGFIITTETCVDFYAPRKSEVDYIEFELSKNPPPEVRDKLIENVWNIINSLSLPSGLWEQVVENVKIIEQKTGKKFGDPNNPLLVSVRSGAPISMPGMMDTVLNLGLNDEVVVGLAKLTNNEWFAYDAYRRFINMFGKIVLSIDEKLFNKVFEELNEKYVKEVTQRFADEIANVKAKFPTYSPRLDAQPPRELAPNLWKRSVEYLKELVNQFKAIVKENWGEFPQDPWKQLELAVKAVFRSWMNPRAIYYRIFNKVTPDIAHCTAVNVVTMVFGNMGWDSGTGVVFTRNVATGEDELYGEYLPNAQGEDVVAGIRTPFPVAELKKMFPELYDQLYKASKQLERALKEVQDIEFTVERGKLYFLQHRDAKMTPLARVRTAVDMVKEGIITKEEAILKVKAEHVIQLLYPRIDPNAKAKPIAKGLPASPGAVSGQIVFHPDDAVAWAKEGKKVILVRIETKPDDVHGFYAAVGILTSRGGMTSHAAVVARAIGKTAVVGAEALDVREEEKHFKVGDIVVKEGDWITIDGNSGNVYLGIVPTIEGGLIPELAEILNWADEVRKLGVRANADVPEDAEVALKFGAEGIGLLRIERMFRKPERLELLRKVILSESVEERVKNLEPLASMIKEDFKGIFKIMNSKPVIVRLIDPPLHEFLPKPEEVLQEIYELKARGASENVIKEKEWLLRRVRALQEANPMLGHRGVRVGVTNPEIYYYLSKAILEATAELVKEGYNPIVEIMIPQVSDVNEIRYVKQKAILPVLEDVEKRYGVKLNVKIGTMVETVRACLAMNEIAKEIDFISFGTNDLTQAAFSFSRDDVENKFMPFYLQEKILPNNPFQTLDVKGVGKLIEIAVKSARENNPKIEIGICGEHGGDPDSIMFLYKAGLDYVSASPFRVPVARLAAAQATIKYTKKDVKVSYDV is encoded by the coding sequence ATGGGCAATCCAGTAAAGAAATATGTGTACCAGTTTGAAGAAGGTGATCCTGAGAACAAGAGGCTCTTTGGAGGGAAAGGAGCAAGTCTCATAAGAATGGTTAAAGTAGGACTACCTGTTCCACCAGGTTTCATAATAACTACAGAAACATGTGTAGATTTCTATGCTCCTAGAAAGAGTGAAGTAGACTACATAGAGTTTGAGTTATCGAAGAATCCTCCGCCAGAAGTTCGAGACAAGCTTATAGAGAATGTGTGGAACATAATAAACTCCCTAAGTTTACCCAGTGGGTTATGGGAACAGGTTGTAGAAAATGTCAAAATAATTGAGCAAAAGACGGGCAAGAAGTTTGGAGACCCAAATAACCCACTACTTGTATCTGTCAGAAGTGGTGCACCTATCTCAATGCCCGGTATGATGGATACAGTCCTAAACCTTGGTCTAAACGATGAAGTTGTTGTGGGTTTGGCTAAGTTAACCAATAACGAGTGGTTTGCATATGATGCTTACAGAAGATTCATCAATATGTTCGGTAAGATAGTTCTTAGTATAGACGAGAAATTATTCAATAAGGTTTTTGAAGAGCTTAACGAGAAATATGTTAAAGAGGTTACACAGAGATTTGCAGACGAGATAGCTAATGTGAAGGCTAAGTTCCCGACTTATTCACCTAGGCTAGATGCTCAACCACCTAGAGAACTTGCACCAAATCTATGGAAGAGGTCTGTTGAGTACCTCAAGGAACTTGTAAACCAATTCAAAGCCATAGTTAAAGAGAATTGGGGAGAATTTCCACAAGATCCATGGAAACAGCTAGAGCTTGCAGTAAAGGCTGTTTTTAGATCGTGGATGAACCCAAGAGCTATTTACTATAGAATATTCAATAAGGTTACACCAGATATAGCTCACTGTACAGCTGTAAATGTTGTCACAATGGTTTTCGGCAACATGGGATGGGATAGCGGAACTGGTGTAGTATTCACTAGGAACGTTGCTACTGGTGAAGATGAGCTTTATGGAGAGTACCTTCCAAACGCTCAAGGAGAAGATGTTGTAGCAGGTATTAGAACACCTTTCCCAGTTGCAGAACTCAAGAAGATGTTCCCAGAACTTTATGATCAGCTGTATAAAGCATCAAAACAGCTTGAAAGAGCACTTAAAGAAGTTCAAGACATTGAGTTTACAGTTGAGAGAGGTAAGCTCTACTTCCTACAGCATAGAGATGCCAAGATGACTCCACTAGCTAGGGTTAGAACAGCTGTTGACATGGTTAAGGAGGGCATAATAACGAAGGAGGAAGCGATACTCAAAGTTAAAGCAGAACACGTGATACAGCTTCTATATCCAAGGATAGATCCAAATGCTAAAGCTAAACCAATAGCCAAAGGATTACCAGCTTCACCTGGAGCTGTAAGTGGACAAATTGTTTTCCATCCAGATGATGCTGTTGCATGGGCTAAAGAGGGTAAGAAGGTTATACTTGTCAGAATAGAGACTAAACCCGACGATGTCCACGGATTCTATGCGGCTGTAGGTATACTCACAAGTAGAGGAGGTATGACAAGTCACGCAGCTGTTGTTGCTAGAGCTATAGGTAAAACTGCTGTTGTTGGTGCTGAAGCTCTAGATGTACGTGAGGAAGAAAAGCACTTTAAGGTAGGAGATATCGTGGTTAAAGAAGGCGACTGGATCACAATAGATGGTAACTCAGGTAATGTTTACCTAGGTATAGTTCCGACTATAGAAGGTGGCTTAATACCTGAGCTCGCAGAGATACTGAACTGGGCTGACGAAGTTAGAAAGCTAGGCGTTAGAGCTAATGCTGATGTACCTGAAGATGCTGAAGTTGCCCTCAAGTTTGGTGCAGAAGGCATTGGACTACTTAGAATAGAGAGAATGTTTAGGAAACCCGAAAGACTAGAGCTTCTGAGGAAAGTTATCCTCTCTGAATCGGTAGAAGAGAGAGTTAAGAATCTAGAACCTCTAGCATCTATGATTAAAGAAGACTTCAAAGGTATATTCAAGATAATGAACAGCAAACCTGTAATTGTACGTCTAATTGATCCACCGCTCCATGAGTTCTTACCTAAACCTGAGGAAGTTCTTCAAGAAATATATGAGCTGAAGGCCAGAGGAGCTTCAGAGAATGTTATAAAGGAGAAAGAGTGGTTATTGAGAAGAGTAAGAGCTTTACAAGAAGCTAACCCAATGCTTGGTCATAGAGGTGTTAGAGTAGGTGTAACTAATCCAGAGATCTACTACTATCTATCCAAAGCAATACTAGAGGCTACAGCAGAACTAGTTAAGGAGGGATACAACCCAATAGTCGAGATAATGATTCCACAAGTATCAGATGTAAATGAAATCAGGTACGTGAAGCAAAAAGCAATACTACCTGTTCTAGAAGATGTTGAGAAAAGATATGGAGTTAAACTAAACGTGAAGATAGGAACAATGGTTGAAACAGTTAGAGCCTGTCTAGCCATGAACGAAATAGCCAAGGAGATAGACTTCATAAGCTTTGGAACTAACGACTTGACACAAGCAGCTTTCAGCTTCAGTAGAGATGATGTAGAGAACAAATTTATGCCATTCTACCTACAGGAAAAGATCTTGCCTAACAACCCATTCCAGACACTAGATGTAAAAGGTGTAGGTAAACTCATAGAGATAGCAGTAAAATCCGCTAGAGAAAACAACCCGAAGATCGAGATAGGGATCTGTGGAGAGCACGGAGGAGATCCAGACTCAATAATGTTCTTGTATAAAGCAGGACTAGACTATGTATCTGCATCACCTTTCAGAGTACCTGTAGCAAGACTAGCAGCAGCACAAGCAACAATTAAATACACAAAGAAGGATGTAAAAGTTAGTTACGACGTATAA
- a CDS encoding DNA-directed DNA polymerase I: protein MSKQKTLLEFIKKNRSGDQEPESRESLPIGSRESEIVSKSKVSNVNSTNEFKQSEQQPVVPYSEESVWKKLIHSGLRVYIPNNMDLDNVRVVKFYSYPNNVDRIDYAFLLDVDYNGDVGKAVLIFYDPIHHTLLHWYDKTGHKPYFLTDLPPDKVSKIPEIVRHKSFDSIETVEKIDLLHETVKRFTKIVTKDPLAVRSLRTKVPAAWEADIKYHVNYIYDRSLIPGMPYRVEGNSIEEIIEVDKEHLKSSLINSLGISRSESIETAINLAKLFETKWVSAKRIAIDIEVYTPFEGKIPSPDQASYPIMSIAFASNDGVRKVLVLYRENLKMIQPLPEDNVEIEIFDNEVSIILEALTILSRYPIVLTFNGDNFDLRYLYIRAIKLNIPNEFINIKVKKILKGGKVEYVAKLSSALHLDLYKFFSNKAIQVYAFEGRYREVNLDSVAQALLGVGKVQLDEELGKVDLSTLARYNIRDAQITLALTTFSDELVWKLMLLIMRISKLGLEDVCRTTVSTWIKNLFYWEHRRKGFIIPRKEDISMLKGRKVTEAIIKGKKYAGAIVIDPPQGIFFNVVVLDFASLYPSIIKRWNLSYETIDPDKIPCNKVDNVVDEKGNVVHKVCMDNVGITSEIVGLLRDFRVKLYKKKAKDKNLDPLYRSWYDVVQRAMKVYINAAYGVFGAETFPLYAPSVAESVTALGRRVISTTISKAEELDLKVLYGDTDSLFIWNPGSSKLEELKKWVEETYGLELEIDKTYRFVAFALKKNYVGVQSGGDIDIKGMMGKKRNTPDFIKNLFTDIIKQIASINEPEDAVKVIDNVKNTLGKYYLLLKNRLLTLDEVAFHIGLTKTLSEYVKTTPQHVKAALMLQRYGIEISPGDIITYVKVRSKEGVKPIQLARIGEIDVQKYVEAMRSTLEQLFTALNLSWEDIAGGSKLI from the coding sequence GTGTCTAAGCAGAAGACTTTGTTAGAATTCATCAAGAAGAACAGATCTGGAGACCAAGAACCAGAAAGCAGAGAATCTCTACCAATTGGTAGTAGAGAGAGCGAAATAGTGTCTAAATCTAAGGTCAGTAATGTAAACAGTACTAATGAATTCAAACAATCCGAGCAACAACCAGTAGTCCCGTATAGTGAAGAAAGTGTGTGGAAGAAGCTTATACACTCAGGTCTGAGGGTGTATATACCAAACAACATGGATCTGGATAATGTAAGGGTAGTGAAATTCTATAGCTATCCAAATAACGTAGATAGGATTGATTATGCTTTTCTTTTAGATGTAGATTACAATGGTGATGTTGGTAAAGCTGTCTTAATATTCTACGATCCTATACATCACACACTCTTGCACTGGTATGATAAAACAGGACACAAGCCTTACTTCTTAACGGATCTTCCACCCGATAAAGTGAGTAAGATCCCAGAAATTGTTAGACACAAATCTTTCGATTCCATAGAAACAGTCGAAAAAATCGATCTTCTACATGAAACAGTTAAACGATTCACAAAAATTGTAACAAAAGATCCTCTTGCAGTAAGATCACTTAGAACCAAAGTTCCAGCTGCATGGGAAGCGGACATAAAGTATCATGTGAACTACATCTATGATCGTAGTCTAATACCCGGCATGCCTTATAGAGTAGAAGGTAACTCGATTGAGGAAATCATTGAGGTGGACAAGGAGCATCTAAAGAGTAGTTTAATTAATAGTCTAGGGATAAGTAGATCTGAAAGTATTGAAACAGCAATCAACTTGGCTAAGCTCTTTGAAACTAAATGGGTATCGGCTAAACGTATTGCCATAGATATAGAAGTGTATACACCATTTGAAGGTAAAATACCTTCACCAGATCAAGCCTCGTATCCAATAATGTCTATAGCTTTTGCATCAAACGATGGAGTTAGAAAAGTCTTGGTGTTGTATAGAGAAAACCTCAAGATGATACAACCTTTACCAGAAGACAATGTAGAGATAGAGATATTCGATAACGAGGTATCGATAATTCTTGAGGCACTGACAATACTTTCTCGATACCCTATAGTCTTAACATTCAATGGAGATAACTTTGATCTACGGTACCTCTACATAAGAGCAATCAAGTTGAATATCCCCAATGAATTCATAAACATAAAAGTGAAGAAGATATTGAAAGGCGGTAAAGTAGAATATGTGGCTAAACTATCTTCAGCTCTCCACCTAGATCTCTACAAGTTCTTCAGCAATAAGGCTATACAAGTATATGCATTCGAAGGTAGATATAGAGAAGTTAATCTTGATTCAGTTGCACAAGCACTCTTAGGCGTAGGTAAGGTTCAGCTTGACGAAGAGTTAGGTAAAGTAGATCTATCAACACTTGCCAGATACAACATCAGAGATGCCCAAATAACGTTAGCTCTAACCACTTTTTCAGATGAACTTGTCTGGAAACTTATGTTGCTCATTATGCGTATAAGCAAACTTGGACTAGAGGATGTTTGTAGAACAACGGTATCTACTTGGATCAAGAACCTATTTTATTGGGAGCATAGACGTAAAGGATTCATTATACCACGTAAAGAAGATATATCTATGCTCAAAGGAAGGAAAGTTACTGAAGCCATAATCAAGGGAAAGAAGTATGCAGGTGCTATTGTTATCGATCCACCACAAGGAATATTCTTTAATGTTGTGGTTCTGGATTTCGCATCATTATATCCATCAATTATAAAGAGATGGAACCTAAGCTACGAAACAATAGATCCTGATAAAATCCCGTGTAATAAGGTTGACAATGTAGTTGATGAAAAAGGTAACGTTGTTCATAAGGTTTGTATGGATAACGTAGGCATAACATCTGAAATCGTAGGACTTTTAAGAGACTTTAGAGTCAAGCTATACAAGAAAAAAGCAAAAGATAAGAACCTAGATCCACTATACCGTAGCTGGTACGATGTTGTTCAAAGAGCTATGAAGGTGTACATCAATGCTGCCTATGGCGTTTTTGGAGCTGAGACATTTCCACTCTATGCTCCTTCAGTAGCTGAAAGTGTTACTGCCTTAGGTAGAAGGGTCATATCTACAACAATTAGTAAAGCTGAGGAACTAGATCTAAAGGTTCTCTACGGGGATACCGATTCTCTATTCATATGGAATCCTGGATCATCAAAACTTGAGGAACTCAAGAAATGGGTTGAAGAAACTTATGGTCTTGAACTAGAGATAGATAAAACATATAGATTTGTTGCATTTGCTCTCAAAAAGAATTACGTGGGTGTACAATCGGGAGGAGATATAGATATTAAGGGTATGATGGGTAAGAAAAGAAATACTCCAGACTTCATAAAGAACCTATTCACAGATATAATAAAACAGATAGCGAGTATAAATGAGCCTGAAGATGCTGTAAAGGTTATCGATAACGTTAAAAACACGTTAGGGAAATACTATCTGCTTCTAAAGAATAGACTTTTGACACTAGACGAAGTAGCTTTCCACATAGGTTTGACAAAAACCCTATCTGAATACGTAAAAACTACACCTCAACACGTTAAAGCCGCTCTTATGCTCCAGAGATACGGTATCGAGATATCTCCTGGAGATATAATAACCTATGTAAAGGTTAGATCTAAAGAAGGTGTAAAGCCCATACAGTTAGCGAGAATAGGAGAGATAGATGTACAAAAATATGTTGAAGCAATGAGGTCTACGTTAGAACAATTGTTTACAGCTCTAAACCTTAGTTGGGAAGATATAGCTGGGGGATCAAAACTAATTTAG